Proteins from a single region of Aquirhabdus parva:
- a CDS encoding peptidoglycan DD-metalloendopeptidase family protein, with protein sequence MATFSLFSMATHAALPQDSRRAGGIAVIEVSPTTKSATLDDQPVALVADNNKNYAVVGIPITATTGTHTLKTDQGNFDFNVADYAYPEQRLTIKDQSKVTPDPDELARYHREAVEQNTIYQSFTTPQGNSFPSFVLPAHARFSSPFGFKRFFNNEPRAPHAGLDIAAAFGTVAHAPASGVVVQTGDYFFNGQTVMIDHGQGIISMLCHLSRIDVKIGQTVAQGDAIGLVGKTGRATGPHLHWSISMNNARVDPLLVIPASEKPN encoded by the coding sequence ATGGCGACCTTCAGTCTATTCTCGATGGCGACTCATGCAGCCTTGCCACAAGATTCACGACGAGCGGGCGGGATCGCAGTGATCGAAGTGAGCCCAACGACCAAATCGGCAACACTGGATGATCAACCTGTTGCTTTAGTCGCTGATAATAATAAGAACTATGCCGTCGTTGGTATTCCCATCACGGCGACAACAGGCACGCATACGCTAAAGACCGATCAAGGCAATTTTGATTTTAACGTTGCCGACTATGCTTACCCCGAACAGCGTCTAACAATTAAAGACCAAAGCAAAGTGACACCAGACCCTGATGAACTGGCACGTTATCACCGCGAAGCCGTCGAGCAAAATACGATTTATCAATCTTTTACAACCCCACAAGGCAATAGCTTTCCAAGCTTTGTACTCCCTGCACATGCCCGTTTTTCAAGTCCATTTGGTTTTAAACGGTTCTTCAATAATGAACCTCGAGCACCACATGCGGGCTTAGATATTGCTGCAGCATTCGGCACTGTCGCGCATGCGCCTGCAAGCGGTGTTGTTGTGCAAACCGGGGACTATTTCTTTAATGGTCAAACCGTGATGATCGACCACGGTCAAGGGATTATCTCCATGCTGTGTCATCTCAGTCGAATCGATGTGAAGATTGGACAAACCGTAGCCCAAGGGGATGCTATCGGCTTGGTCGGTAAAACAGGACGTGCGACGGGCCCACATTTGCACTGGAGTATTAGCATGAATAATGCACGCGTAGACCCGCTCTTGGTCATTCCAGCATCTGAAAAGCCAAATTAA
- a CDS encoding acyltransferase family protein, whose protein sequence is MTMIKEKIESAEAIRGVACLFVIFSHLSLSFFPSLHYFFNEPTPTQSIELWIHNSPFAFWYSGTAAVYIFFVLSGFVLTYSIVNSKDPIQKIKAMSLKRYPRLMIPAFVSCILLWAAYTFFDPDSTGMTSWASEIGNVTYPSLQHALYEGSIGSFLFGNSEYNWVLWTMKIEFFGSFGLFFLLYMMEKKKVLYWLIPIATIALCFKVDYLGYAAFLIGSLFYLNKKKIPNLVAAACLILGLYFAGVHNDSTSYQWFYNLLDDHTYEILNFLSGPFIVISILGNQKLSEMITNQLTIYLGKLSFSAYLSHLLILYVVGIPLFGYLTSLEISYTLAALMSCISVLLVTIGFSEIYFRLVDKTAIKVSSKIANLFTKA, encoded by the coding sequence ATGACCATGATTAAAGAAAAAATTGAATCAGCTGAAGCAATTAGAGGAGTGGCGTGTCTGTTCGTAATTTTCTCGCACTTATCCCTCAGCTTTTTTCCATCCCTGCATTATTTCTTTAATGAGCCAACCCCCACACAATCCATTGAGCTTTGGATCCATAATTCGCCATTTGCCTTTTGGTATTCGGGGACGGCAGCGGTTTATATTTTCTTTGTGCTGAGTGGCTTTGTGCTGACCTATTCCATCGTGAATAGCAAAGATCCTATCCAAAAAATCAAAGCGATGAGTCTAAAACGCTATCCACGTTTAATGATCCCCGCTTTTGTGTCCTGTATTTTACTCTGGGCTGCCTATACATTTTTTGATCCTGATTCGACTGGTATGACCAGTTGGGCTTCTGAGATAGGTAATGTTACTTATCCTTCTTTACAGCATGCGCTCTATGAAGGGAGTATCGGTTCTTTCCTGTTTGGTAATAGTGAATACAATTGGGTGCTCTGGACCATGAAGATTGAGTTCTTCGGGTCATTCGGATTGTTCTTTTTGCTGTATATGATGGAAAAGAAGAAGGTGTTGTACTGGCTCATTCCCATTGCGACGATCGCCCTGTGTTTTAAAGTGGATTATCTGGGATATGCTGCTTTTTTAATTGGATCACTTTTTTATCTCAATAAGAAAAAAATTCCTAATCTAGTCGCTGCCGCATGCCTTATTTTGGGCTTATATTTTGCGGGTGTGCATAACGACAGCACATCGTATCAGTGGTTTTACAATTTACTCGACGATCATACCTATGAAATTCTGAATTTTTTATCAGGACCTTTTATTGTGATCTCAATTTTGGGTAACCAGAAACTGTCAGAAATGATCACGAATCAGTTAACGATTTATCTGGGCAAACTGTCTTTTTCTGCTTACTTGAGTCATTTACTGATTCTGTATGTCGTGGGGATTCCTTTATTCGGTTATCTGACTTCTTTAGAGATTAGTTATACACTTGCGGCACTCATGAGCTGTATTTCCGTACTATTGGTCACGATTGGTTTTTCAGAAATTTACTTTCGACTCGTCGATAAAACCGCAATTAAAGTCTCTTCAAAAATTGCCAATTTATTTACGAAAGCCTAG
- a CDS encoding acetolactate synthase large subunit, whose product MKASDLFVKALEAEGIHYVFGIPGEENLDFLESLRSSTIKLVLTRHEQSAAFMAATIGRLTGKTGVCLSTLGPGATNLVTGAAYAQLGGMPMLMITGQKPIKTSKQGHFQIVDVVDMMRPLTKYTKQIVSADNISAHVREAFRLAEEERPGAVHLELPEDIAIEETDMLPIPASRHRRPIADDKSIQWAVDAIKAAKSPLLMIGAGANRKRTCRVLREFVDKICIPFFTTQMGKGVIDESHPLWLGNATLSDGDFVHRAIEHADLIINVGHDVIEKPPFFMRPHGRTVIHINFSSAEVDAVYFPQIEVIGDVPHTIWRINELITPQPHWDFSYFLMVKEHLEAHLSLGADDPRFPMYPVRVVADVYRSMAKDSILCLDNGMYKIWFARYYRTHLPNTMLLDNALATMGAGLPSAIAAKIVHPERQVLAICGDGGFMMNSQELETAVRLGLHLVVLIVRDNAFGMIQWKQAHMHFPNFGMDLSNPDFVAYANSYGAIGHRIEAADQLTPCIQHCLATPGVHVIDLPIDYSDNDRVLNNEIQTLSAQI is encoded by the coding sequence ATGAAAGCATCTGATTTATTTGTTAAAGCCCTTGAAGCTGAAGGCATTCATTATGTCTTTGGGATTCCCGGTGAAGAAAACCTCGACTTTCTGGAATCATTGCGTTCATCAACCATCAAACTGGTTTTAACCCGTCATGAACAATCTGCAGCATTTATGGCAGCAACGATTGGACGCTTAACGGGAAAAACAGGGGTCTGTCTCTCCACACTGGGCCCCGGAGCAACGAATCTGGTGACAGGTGCGGCTTATGCACAACTGGGTGGTATGCCGATGCTGATGATTACCGGTCAAAAGCCGATTAAGACCAGTAAGCAAGGACACTTTCAAATTGTCGATGTGGTCGACATGATGCGACCACTCACCAAATATACCAAACAAATCGTCTCTGCCGACAATATCTCAGCACACGTACGCGAAGCCTTCCGTCTGGCTGAAGAAGAGCGACCGGGTGCGGTGCATTTGGAGTTACCTGAAGATATTGCGATTGAAGAGACGGATATGCTGCCAATTCCTGCCAGTCGCCATCGCCGCCCGATTGCTGATGACAAGTCGATCCAATGGGCGGTCGATGCCATCAAAGCGGCTAAGAGTCCTCTGCTCATGATCGGTGCAGGTGCTAATCGCAAGCGCACGTGCCGCGTCTTGCGTGAGTTCGTGGATAAGATATGTATCCCCTTCTTCACCACACAAATGGGCAAAGGGGTGATTGATGAATCTCACCCTTTATGGCTCGGTAATGCAACGCTGTCTGATGGTGACTTTGTTCACCGCGCGATTGAGCATGCCGATCTGATCATCAATGTTGGCCACGATGTGATTGAGAAACCCCCTTTCTTTATGCGCCCCCATGGACGCACCGTGATTCATATCAACTTTTCGAGTGCTGAAGTTGATGCAGTTTATTTTCCTCAAATTGAGGTCATTGGCGATGTACCTCATACGATCTGGCGCATCAATGAACTCATTACCCCACAACCGCATTGGGACTTTAGCTATTTCCTGATGGTGAAAGAACATCTTGAAGCACACTTAAGTCTAGGCGCAGATGATCCACGTTTTCCAATGTATCCGGTACGCGTTGTCGCTGATGTTTATCGCAGTATGGCGAAAGACAGTATTTTATGTCTGGATAATGGCATGTATAAGATCTGGTTCGCGCGTTACTATCGCACCCACTTACCCAACACCATGCTACTGGATAACGCCTTAGCGACCATGGGCGCGGGATTGCCTTCTGCCATTGCGGCCAAGATTGTGCATCCTGAGCGTCAGGTTCTGGCGATTTGTGGTGATGGTGGCTTTATGATGAACTCGCAAGAGCTTGAGACTGCTGTCAGGCTGGGACTGCACTTGGTTGTGCTGATCGTTCGCGATAATGCTTTTGGCATGATTCAGTGGAAACAGGCTCACATGCACTTTCCTAACTTTGGCATGGATTTAAGCAATCCAGACTTCGTGGCATATGCTAATAGCTACGGTGCAATTGGACATCGTATTGAAGCTGCAGATCAACTAACACCCTGTATTCAACACTGTCTAGCGACACCTGGCGTACATGTCATTGATCTGCCGATTGACTACTCTGACAATGACCGTGTCTTAAACAATGAGATTCAGACCTTGAGTGCGCAGATTTGA
- a CDS encoding TraR/DksA family transcriptional regulator, with amino-acid sequence MSTTTIRAHLVELKKELEGRLARIAAEREERNAPDNDQWSDQASLHGRDDEQFAVQLAASNELIQVNDALSRLDTGHYGFCTVCGEPIEAERLEVLPYAVRCKVHAV; translated from the coding sequence ATGAGTACTACAACGATTCGCGCACATTTGGTTGAATTAAAAAAAGAGTTGGAAGGTCGTCTAGCAAGAATTGCCGCTGAGCGAGAGGAGCGAAATGCGCCTGATAATGATCAATGGAGTGACCAAGCCAGTTTGCATGGGCGTGATGATGAGCAATTTGCTGTGCAGTTGGCTGCATCAAATGAGCTCATTCAAGTCAATGATGCCTTGTCACGTTTAGATACGGGGCATTATGGATTCTGTACAGTTTGTGGGGAACCGATCGAGGCTGAGCGCTTAGAAGTATTGCCGTATGCGGTACGGTGTAAAGTGCATGCGGTTTGA
- a CDS encoding M4 family metallopeptidase, translating to MKFRIKVLSAAVMILAAHHATAGDTKNHAAIDRALGLIQQNSGAFKLAAGSSTVSTSARASGATAPSSAATGDQFQAKDVIVDRDGTEHVRFTRTYNGLPVIGGDTVVHSYHGQLKQASLSQNSAINLTQSAAGSAAGGVPNAHITAASAASIANSNFGGTVKETVAPKLVVFARNTKPILAYEVLVTGQVEGLTKNLTPSARKQLKSSLFYISADTGAVLDREEKIQPVAATGTGKTLYLGTVTLTTDLTSGKYSLKDPSRGNGEVRDANNAPEPYYTSDFATIASGSTAFTNTTNIFGDGTATNRSTAAADIAYGLAKTWDFYKNTQGRNGIFNDGKGVVSYAHLDQGYDNAFWSDYSKSMYYGDGSGGTTGFKPVVALDVAGHEMTHGVTSATSALAYNHKDSGGLNEGASDIMGTSVEFYGATSSHPGNYLIGEDVEVDPKNGTNALRWMFKPSLDKETTVRTFTDGTKGSFGSFDCLPAGGFATGEKFWRASSGTLYGNYDPHYTSGVANHFFYLLSEGAVVPTGFTSTLTPSSLVCNGNTALTAIGHDKAAKIWYKALTQYFTSGTTYAQARAATLTAATDLYGAASTEYKAVAAAWSAVSVN from the coding sequence ATGAAATTTCGCATTAAAGTGCTTTCGGCTGCAGTTATGATATTGGCAGCTCACCATGCAACAGCAGGCGACACAAAGAACCATGCCGCAATTGACCGGGCCTTGGGATTAATTCAACAAAATAGCGGTGCTTTTAAATTGGCTGCTGGTTCATCAACTGTAAGCACTTCTGCAAGAGCATCGGGTGCAACCGCACCGAGTAGTGCAGCGACTGGTGATCAATTTCAAGCCAAAGATGTAATCGTAGATCGTGACGGGACCGAACATGTGCGTTTTACACGGACTTATAATGGATTACCGGTGATTGGTGGAGATACGGTAGTTCATTCCTATCATGGGCAATTAAAGCAAGCGAGTTTGTCTCAAAACAGTGCAATTAATTTGACACAAAGTGCTGCCGGTAGTGCAGCTGGTGGGGTACCTAACGCTCATATAACGGCTGCCAGCGCAGCATCAATTGCAAATAGTAATTTTGGCGGAACCGTCAAGGAAACTGTTGCACCAAAATTGGTAGTTTTTGCACGAAATACTAAACCGATTCTTGCTTATGAAGTATTGGTAACTGGTCAAGTAGAAGGGTTGACTAAAAATTTGACACCCTCAGCACGTAAGCAACTTAAATCATCATTATTCTATATTTCTGCAGACACTGGTGCAGTCTTAGATCGTGAGGAAAAGATTCAGCCAGTCGCCGCGACAGGAACTGGTAAAACGCTGTATCTGGGTACAGTGACGTTAACAACTGATTTGACGAGTGGCAAATATAGTTTAAAAGATCCATCCCGTGGTAATGGTGAAGTTCGTGATGCGAACAATGCGCCAGAGCCCTATTACACTTCAGATTTCGCGACGATCGCCAGCGGTTCAACAGCATTCACTAATACGACTAATATATTTGGGGATGGTACTGCTACAAATCGTAGTACTGCTGCTGCTGATATTGCTTATGGATTAGCAAAAACGTGGGATTTTTATAAAAATACTCAAGGTCGGAATGGCATTTTTAATGATGGCAAGGGAGTTGTGAGTTATGCACACCTTGATCAAGGATATGACAATGCATTTTGGAGCGATTATTCAAAGAGTATGTATTACGGCGATGGGAGTGGTGGTACGACAGGTTTCAAACCAGTAGTTGCCTTAGATGTTGCTGGGCATGAGATGACACATGGCGTGACTTCAGCAACTTCGGCTTTGGCTTATAATCATAAGGATTCAGGAGGGTTAAATGAAGGTGCATCAGACATCATGGGAACCTCTGTTGAGTTTTATGGTGCGACATCCTCCCATCCCGGTAATTATTTAATAGGTGAAGATGTTGAGGTCGACCCAAAGAATGGGACCAATGCATTGCGATGGATGTTTAAGCCGAGCCTTGATAAGGAGACAACCGTACGAACATTTACTGATGGTACAAAAGGTTCCTTTGGGTCTTTTGACTGTTTGCCAGCTGGTGGATTTGCTACGGGTGAGAAGTTCTGGCGTGCATCCTCAGGAACACTCTATGGTAATTATGATCCACACTATACTTCAGGTGTAGCCAATCACTTTTTCTATCTCCTTTCAGAAGGTGCTGTTGTTCCAACAGGGTTCACAAGCACACTTACACCAAGCAGTTTAGTCTGTAATGGCAATACGGCTTTGACGGCAATAGGCCATGATAAAGCAGCTAAAATCTGGTATAAAGCGTTGACTCAATATTTCACATCAGGCACCACATATGCGCAAGCGCGTGCTGCAACATTGACCGCTGCAACGGATTTATACGGTGCTGCATCGACTGAATATAAAGCGGTAGCGGCAGCGTGGAGTGCTGTGTCCGTGAATTGA
- a CDS encoding 2OG-Fe(II) oxygenase translates to MGSADQAWVDQLPIEWQHWLIENLERGCDPGEIGRILHENGFKFTDNGLSTRGATDKKTPDSNQKKQDFNLDHLASGNNFIDAQGQVIRLLGHFENPAIFYFEDMLSPQECDELIHLSEQEGKLARSTVVDNKDGSLQLDQRRSSDSTFFNRGENPLVSKIEQRIGALVNWPVTHGEGLQVLRYQHGGEYRPHFDFFDPKYEGSAKHLAIGGQRVASFILYLSDIAAGGGTRFPNIGLEFRPKKGAGLLFANTDQHGKPHSNSLHAGMPVIEGIKYIATKWLRERQYGKS, encoded by the coding sequence ATGGGAAGTGCGGATCAAGCTTGGGTCGATCAACTGCCCATTGAGTGGCAGCATTGGTTGATTGAAAATCTAGAGCGGGGCTGTGATCCTGGGGAGATCGGTCGTATCCTGCATGAAAACGGTTTCAAATTTACCGATAACGGATTATCAACTCGAGGCGCCACAGATAAAAAAACTCCAGATTCAAATCAAAAAAAACAAGATTTCAACTTGGATCATCTGGCATCGGGAAACAATTTCATAGACGCTCAAGGTCAGGTGATTCGCTTGCTCGGACACTTTGAAAATCCAGCGATATTTTATTTTGAAGACATGCTCAGTCCTCAGGAGTGCGATGAGTTGATCCATTTATCAGAGCAAGAGGGTAAGCTTGCGCGTTCTACCGTTGTTGATAACAAGGATGGCTCCTTGCAGCTTGATCAGCGCAGAAGCAGCGATTCGACTTTCTTTAACCGCGGTGAAAATCCTTTGGTGAGCAAAATCGAGCAGCGTATTGGGGCACTTGTGAACTGGCCTGTAACCCACGGCGAAGGCTTGCAAGTCTTACGCTATCAGCATGGCGGTGAATATCGCCCACACTTCGACTTCTTTGATCCGAAGTACGAGGGCAGTGCAAAGCATTTGGCTATCGGAGGGCAGCGGGTGGCGAGCTTTATTCTTTACTTGTCCGATATCGCTGCTGGCGGAGGGACCCGTTTTCCGAATATTGGTCTGGAGTTCCGACCTAAAAAAGGCGCAGGCCTTTTATTTGCAAATACCGATCAGCATGGCAAACCACATAGCAATAGTCTGCATGCAGGCATGCCTGTGATTGAAGGGATTAAATATATTGCGACTAAATGGCTGCGTGAGCGTCAGTACGGAAAGTCCTGA